In the Flavobacterium sp. J372 genome, one interval contains:
- a CDS encoding Asp/Glu racemase, producing the protein MKTTYRIGQIVPSSNITMETEIPAMFRSRETIAAERFTFHSSRMRMKKVTKEELEAMDAQSLKCAMELSDAKVDVMGYACLVAIMSMGRGYHCVSEANIYEETVKNDSPTPIVTSAGALINGLKVLGAKKIAVITPYMKPLTELVVDYIRHQGFEVMDYIALEIPDNLEVAAQNPMNLLDIYKRLDLTGVDTLVVSACVQMPSLEAIDAIEKEIGIPVTSAAVCTVYEMLKKLNLDTKVPIGGTLLSGKY; encoded by the coding sequence ATGAAGACGACATATAGGATTGGCCAGATTGTGCCAAGCTCGAATATTACAATGGAAACTGAGATTCCGGCGATGTTCCGCTCGAGGGAAACCATTGCCGCTGAACGATTTACATTCCATTCCAGCCGGATGAGAATGAAAAAGGTAACCAAAGAAGAACTGGAAGCCATGGATGCCCAAAGCCTGAAATGCGCTATGGAACTAAGCGATGCCAAGGTAGATGTAATGGGTTATGCCTGCCTTGTAGCAATTATGAGCATGGGCCGGGGCTATCATTGTGTAAGTGAGGCAAATATCTATGAAGAAACGGTTAAAAATGACTCGCCGACTCCTATCGTTACGAGTGCCGGGGCTTTAATTAACGGACTAAAAGTATTGGGTGCGAAGAAGATAGCGGTTATAACTCCGTACATGAAGCCACTAACAGAATTGGTTGTGGACTACATAAGGCATCAGGGATTTGAAGTTATGGACTACATAGCGCTTGAAATACCTGATAATCTTGAAGTTGCGGCACAAAACCCAATGAACCTTCTTGATATCTACAAACGCCTTGACCTGACCGGAGTTGACACTTTGGTTGTGTCTGCCTGTGTGCAAATGCCTTCATTAGAAGCGATTGACGCAATAGAAAAAGAAATTGGCATACCGGTAACATCTGCAGCGGTGTGTACCGTTTACGAAATGCTGAAAAAATTAAATCTTGATACAAAAGTGCCAATTGGCGGCACTTTACTCAGTGGAAAGTACTAG